In Bacillus cereus ATCC 14579, a single window of DNA contains:
- the ftsL gene encoding cell division protein FtsL has protein sequence MTNLAVKYKQQAQEEVQIQTPPQQMAKPKVKAKITRIEKLLYVAFIGFLLYACVAFIGNKAGLYQVNVEAATIEEKIVQQQKENQELQAEVEKLSRYERIAEVAKKHGLEINANNVKGLK, from the coding sequence ATGACTAATTTAGCTGTAAAGTACAAACAACAAGCGCAAGAAGAGGTGCAAATTCAAACGCCCCCACAGCAGATGGCTAAGCCGAAGGTTAAAGCGAAAATTACAAGAATCGAAAAACTGTTGTATGTAGCGTTTATTGGCTTTTTATTGTATGCCTGTGTCGCGTTTATTGGAAATAAAGCAGGCCTTTATCAAGTTAATGTAGAAGCAGCGACGATAGAAGAAAAAATTGTACAGCAGCAAAAAGAAAATCAAGAATTACAAGCTGAAGTAGAGAAGTTAAGTCGCTATGAACGAATCGCTGAAGTTGCAAAAAAACATGGGCTAGAAATTAATGCGAATAATGTGAAAGGCCTCAAATAA
- the murD gene encoding UDP-N-acetylmuramoyl-L-alanine--D-glutamate ligase, translating into MKTVTEFQNKNILVLGIAKSGYAAATLLQKLGANVIVNDGKPLAENVLAAELQAKGMDVVCGGHPLELLERNISLVVKNPGIPYSNPILVAAKEKQIPIVTEVELAYRISEAPFVGITGSNGKTTTTMLTFEMLKEGQKHPVIAGNIGTVACEVAQDAKENEVVVTELSSFQLMGVELFQPKIAAFLNLFEAHLDYHGTKKEYGLAKANIFKNQTENDYSVINADDADVMALSAYSKGQKILFSTTKEIEDGACIKDNALYFKGEKVIEVSDIVLPGQHNLENILAAMSIAKLLGTSNEAITVVLKRFTGVKHRLEYVTTINNRKFYNDSKATNMLATEKALSAFTQPIVLLAGGLDRGNEFDDLIPYFKNVKAIVTFGQTAPKLVRAAEKAGLDIIESVDTLDEAVVKAYAHSKDGDVVLLSPACASWDQFKTFEERGDIFIQAVHKLI; encoded by the coding sequence TTGAAAACTGTAACTGAATTTCAAAATAAGAATATTCTTGTATTGGGCATTGCAAAAAGTGGTTATGCAGCAGCTACATTGTTACAAAAGTTAGGGGCGAATGTTATTGTAAATGACGGAAAGCCTTTAGCAGAGAATGTACTTGCTGCAGAATTACAAGCAAAAGGAATGGACGTTGTATGCGGTGGTCATCCTTTAGAATTATTAGAGAGAAATATTTCTCTTGTAGTAAAAAATCCAGGAATCCCGTATTCTAATCCAATATTAGTTGCTGCGAAAGAAAAGCAAATTCCGATTGTTACGGAAGTTGAATTAGCATATCGTATTTCAGAAGCACCATTTGTTGGGATTACGGGGTCTAACGGTAAAACGACGACGACAATGCTGACATTTGAAATGCTAAAAGAAGGACAAAAGCATCCTGTAATTGCAGGGAACATTGGAACTGTAGCGTGTGAAGTAGCACAGGATGCAAAAGAAAATGAAGTTGTAGTTACAGAACTTTCATCGTTTCAATTGATGGGAGTAGAATTGTTCCAACCTAAAATTGCTGCGTTTTTAAATTTATTTGAGGCCCACTTAGACTATCATGGGACGAAGAAAGAATATGGTTTAGCAAAAGCAAATATTTTTAAAAACCAAACAGAAAATGATTATAGTGTAATAAATGCGGATGATGCAGATGTGATGGCTTTGTCTGCGTATTCTAAAGGTCAAAAAATCCTGTTTTCGACAACGAAAGAAATTGAAGATGGTGCGTGTATAAAAGATAACGCTCTTTATTTCAAAGGTGAAAAAGTTATTGAAGTAAGCGATATCGTTTTACCTGGTCAACATAATCTAGAAAATATTTTAGCTGCGATGAGTATTGCGAAATTATTAGGTACTTCTAATGAAGCAATTACGGTCGTGTTAAAACGTTTTACGGGTGTAAAACATCGTTTAGAATATGTAACAACGATTAACAACCGTAAGTTTTATAATGATTCAAAAGCAACGAATATGTTAGCGACTGAGAAAGCACTATCTGCGTTTACACAACCGATTGTGTTACTAGCAGGTGGGCTTGATCGCGGAAATGAATTCGATGATTTAATTCCGTATTTCAAAAATGTAAAAGCGATTGTAACATTTGGACAAACAGCTCCTAAACTAGTAAGAGCGGCAGAAAAAGCGGGATTAGATATAATTGAAAGTGTCGATACTTTAGATGAAGCAGTGGTGAAAGCTTATGCTCATTCTAAAGATGGTGATGTCGTTCTTCTTTCTCCAGCGTGTGCAAGCTGGGATCAATTTAAAACATTTGAAGAAAGAGGAGACATTTTTATACAAGCTGTGCATAAACTTATATAA
- a CDS encoding penicillin-binding protein yields the protein MKKNMTKFHTNKGAGYFMIFFLLLFLLLLARFFYIQSTGTVHNQDLDALAKQKHSKKGVLEANRGTIYDQNGHVLAQDANSYKMVAALKGANSVENKEDTAKKIAGVLGKGEEDILASLNKEGRSQVEFGTLGKDLTKEKKEQIEALKLPGISFITENARVYPNGDFASYVIGHAKPNENGTSVGQFGIEKSLDKYLSASNGEVAYTGDRKGVSLDGGKVNVKAPKNGDNAYLTIDQRVQSYLEDAMKAASKQYEPESLIGIVADPKTGKILAMSTKPSYDPNDRQIKYFFNDAIANAFEPGSTMKIFTLAAAINEGVYKGQDYYQSGTYQVGNRKIKDHNGGAGWGSITFDEGVERSSNVAFAILGDQKLGPERFRKYIHSFGLDEKTNIDLSGEGSNTILFDQQIQQVTTAFGQGSTVTPIQLVQAATAIANDGKMMKPYAIDKIVDPITDKVKLEHKPEEVGKPVTKETAAQVRQLLERVVTSPKGTGTAYKIDGYSVGGKTGTAQIPDGKGGYMTGRQNYIFSFLGMAPMDDPQLVVYVAVKQPKLKDDENGAQPLADIFKYVTKNSLEYLKIKPNEVKDPKKHLKEQQTTVPDVTGKTMAEAGKAIDKAKLRPIILGEGKVQQQVPKATEQTLKGDRVFLVGDKPTMPNIQGWALRDVMNLAKTLQLNLKPSGTGYVTEQSVAEGTLLQPGTELGVTLVPPLEPQQEAEKP from the coding sequence ATGAAGAAGAATATGACTAAATTTCATACCAATAAGGGAGCAGGTTATTTTATGATATTTTTCCTCCTGCTCTTTTTGCTGTTATTAGCCCGATTTTTTTACATACAATCAACAGGAACCGTTCATAATCAGGATTTAGATGCACTTGCTAAACAAAAGCATAGTAAAAAAGGAGTTCTTGAAGCGAACCGAGGAACCATTTATGATCAAAACGGTCATGTGTTAGCGCAAGACGCAAACTCTTACAAAATGGTAGCTGCACTAAAAGGTGCTAACTCAGTTGAGAATAAAGAAGATACTGCAAAGAAAATTGCAGGAGTACTTGGAAAAGGCGAAGAGGATATTTTAGCTTCTTTAAACAAGGAAGGTAGAAGTCAAGTCGAATTTGGAACGTTAGGCAAGGATTTGACGAAAGAAAAGAAGGAACAAATAGAAGCGTTGAAGTTGCCGGGAATATCTTTTATTACAGAAAATGCAAGGGTGTATCCAAACGGTGATTTTGCATCTTACGTTATAGGTCATGCAAAACCAAATGAGAATGGAACCTCGGTAGGTCAATTTGGCATAGAGAAAAGCTTGGATAAATACTTAAGTGCTTCGAATGGAGAAGTAGCATATACAGGTGATCGTAAAGGTGTGTCCCTTGATGGGGGAAAAGTTAATGTAAAGGCACCTAAAAATGGAGATAATGCTTATTTAACAATTGATCAACGTGTCCAAAGTTATTTAGAAGACGCGATGAAAGCAGCAAGTAAGCAATATGAGCCAGAAAGTTTAATAGGGATTGTTGCAGATCCGAAAACTGGGAAAATATTAGCGATGTCTACTAAACCTAGTTATGACCCTAATGATCGCCAAATTAAATATTTCTTCAATGACGCGATTGCCAATGCATTTGAACCTGGATCAACAATGAAAATTTTTACGTTAGCGGCAGCTATTAATGAAGGTGTGTACAAAGGACAAGATTATTATCAATCCGGGACATATCAAGTCGGAAATAGGAAAATAAAAGATCATAATGGCGGTGCTGGTTGGGGCTCTATCACGTTTGATGAAGGGGTAGAGCGTTCTTCAAACGTAGCGTTTGCAATTTTAGGAGATCAAAAACTTGGTCCAGAACGTTTCCGAAAATATATTCATAGTTTTGGATTAGATGAAAAAACGAACATTGATTTATCAGGTGAAGGATCGAATACAATTTTATTTGATCAGCAAATACAACAAGTGACAACAGCTTTTGGACAAGGTTCCACTGTAACACCAATTCAGCTTGTACAAGCTGCAACGGCCATTGCAAATGATGGGAAAATGATGAAACCTTATGCAATTGATAAAATTGTAGATCCGATAACAGACAAAGTAAAATTAGAACATAAGCCAGAAGAAGTAGGAAAACCTGTTACAAAGGAAACAGCAGCGCAAGTAAGACAGTTATTAGAACGTGTTGTTACATCTCCGAAAGGTACAGGGACAGCTTATAAAATTGATGGATATTCAGTTGGTGGTAAAACAGGTACAGCGCAAATTCCGGATGGAAAAGGCGGCTATATGACAGGAAGACAGAATTATATATTCTCATTCTTAGGTATGGCACCAATGGACGATCCACAACTTGTCGTGTATGTAGCTGTTAAACAGCCGAAATTAAAAGATGATGAGAACGGCGCACAACCTTTAGCTGATATTTTTAAATATGTAACAAAAAATAGTTTAGAGTATTTAAAGATTAAGCCAAATGAAGTGAAAGATCCGAAAAAGCATCTGAAAGAACAACAAACTACTGTTCCAGATGTAACTGGTAAAACGATGGCTGAAGCGGGGAAAGCGATTGATAAAGCAAAACTTCGTCCAATCATACTAGGTGAAGGGAAAGTACAGCAACAAGTACCAAAAGCGACTGAACAAACATTAAAAGGCGACCGAGTCTTCTTGGTAGGAGATAAGCCTACAATGCCAAATATACAAGGATGGGCACTGCGTGATGTTATGAATTTAGCGAAGACATTACAGCTTAACTTGAAACCTTCTGGTACAGGATACGTAACAGAACAAAGTGTGGCGGAAGGAACATTATTACAACCTGGTACAGAATTAGGTGTCACACTCGTACCGCCACTCGAACCACAGCAAGAAGCAGAAAAGCCGTAA
- the spoVE gene encoding stage V sporulation protein E, which translates to MKKTPDFILIIVTLSLLTIGMIMVYSASAVWASYKMGDSFFFAKRQLLFAGLGVVAMFFIMKIDYWVWRTYSKVILLVCFILLILVLIPGVGLVRGGARSWIGIGAFSIQPSEFMKFAMIIFLAKFLAERQKLITSFKRGLLPALIFVFLAFGMIMLQPDLGTGTVMVGTCIIMIFISGARVFHFAMFGLIGVAGFVGLIASAPYRMKRITSYLDPWSDPLGSGFQIIQSLLAIGPGGLFGLGLGQSRQKFLYLPEPQTDFIFAILSEELGFIGGSFVLLLFSLLLWRGIRIALGAPDLYGTFLAVGIVAMIAIQVMINVGVVTGLMPVTGITLPFLSYGGSSLTLMLMAVGVLLNISRHSRY; encoded by the coding sequence ATGAAGAAAACGCCTGATTTTATTCTCATCATCGTAACACTTTCATTGTTGACAATCGGAATGATTATGGTTTATAGTGCGAGTGCAGTTTGGGCCTCTTATAAAATGGGGGACTCATTCTTTTTTGCAAAAAGACAATTACTGTTTGCGGGTCTTGGTGTAGTAGCTATGTTTTTTATTATGAAAATTGATTATTGGGTGTGGCGTACGTATTCAAAAGTGATTTTGCTAGTTTGCTTCATTCTTCTTATTCTCGTTCTTATTCCTGGAGTAGGTCTTGTTCGAGGAGGAGCACGAAGTTGGATTGGAATCGGAGCATTTTCGATTCAGCCGTCAGAATTTATGAAGTTTGCGATGATTATTTTCTTGGCAAAGTTTTTAGCAGAACGGCAAAAATTGATTACATCTTTTAAACGTGGTTTATTACCGGCTCTTATTTTTGTGTTTCTTGCTTTTGGGATGATTATGTTACAGCCAGACCTTGGGACAGGAACGGTAATGGTTGGGACATGTATCATTATGATATTCATTTCGGGAGCGAGAGTTTTTCACTTTGCAATGTTTGGTTTGATTGGTGTAGCAGGATTTGTAGGGTTAATTGCATCAGCACCGTATCGAATGAAACGCATTACATCATATTTAGATCCGTGGTCAGATCCGCTCGGGAGTGGATTTCAAATTATCCAATCATTACTTGCAATTGGACCTGGTGGATTATTTGGGCTTGGACTTGGACAAAGTAGACAAAAATTTCTTTATTTACCTGAACCACAAACTGACTTTATATTTGCGATCTTATCCGAGGAATTAGGTTTTATTGGTGGTTCATTTGTGTTATTATTATTTAGTCTATTATTATGGCGCGGGATTCGTATCGCATTAGGAGCGCCAGATTTATATGGTACGTTTTTAGCAGTAGGTATTGTGGCGATGATTGCGATTCAAGTAATGATTAATGTTGGTGTTGTAACAGGACTAATGCCTGTTACGGGTATTACCTTGCCGTTTTTAAGTTATGGTGGATCAAGTTTGACATTAATGTTAATGGCAGTAGGTGTATTATTAAATATAAGTCGCCATTCTCGCTACTAA
- a CDS encoding stage V sporulation protein D, translating into MRVSNVTVRKRLIFILISGILIFTIIDIRLGYVQFFLGNMLTDRAKDSWSRNITFEPERGKILDRNGVELATNKSAPTVFVVPRQIEKPAETAEKLAAVLGVEKDEIYKRITKKESIVRLDKGGRKISHDKAKEVRGLSLKGVYIAEDSIRYYPFGNFLSHVLGFAGSDNQGLMGLEKYYDKELNGDKGHVRFFADAKGQRMPNVGDDFKKPEAGLNLGLTIDARITRIMEREMNIAESTYNPDGMIAIAMNPKNGEILGMSSRPSFDPADFQSVSPEVYNRNLPVWSTYEPGSTFKIITLAAALNENLVDLEKDTFYDDGAAEVGGARLKCWKAGGHGSQTFLEVVQNSCNPGFIELGDRLGKDRLFKYIRNFGFGQKTGIDLQGEGSGILFNLDKVGPVEQATTSFGQGVSVTPIQQVAAVAAAVNGGTLYQPYIAKEFIDPKNNQVVSKKTPVEKRKVISKETSEKVRYALENVVAKGSGKGAYIDGYRVGGKTGTAQKVKDGKYLENNYIVSFIGFAPADDPEIVVYVAVDNPKGVTQFGGVVAAPIVGNILRDALPVMGVKPRKEQVEKEYKWGDTPTVEVPNLIGMKKKDLQTQLVDLKLDISGDGEKVIKQSPEAGAKVKEGSKIRIYFGN; encoded by the coding sequence ATGCGTGTATCAAATGTAACAGTTAGAAAACGACTTATTTTTATACTTATATCAGGTATACTTATTTTCACTATTATCGATATTCGTCTTGGATATGTGCAATTTTTTCTTGGGAATATGTTAACGGATCGTGCGAAAGATTCATGGAGTCGTAATATTACTTTTGAACCCGAACGTGGGAAAATTTTAGACCGAAATGGTGTGGAACTTGCCACGAATAAAAGTGCTCCAACTGTCTTTGTTGTACCGAGGCAAATTGAAAAACCAGCAGAGACTGCAGAGAAGTTAGCTGCAGTATTAGGTGTGGAAAAAGATGAGATTTATAAAAGGATTACAAAAAAAGAATCGATTGTAAGGTTAGATAAAGGCGGAAGGAAAATATCACATGACAAAGCGAAAGAAGTACGAGGATTAAGTTTGAAGGGCGTGTATATCGCAGAGGATTCTATCCGGTACTATCCATTTGGAAACTTTTTATCACATGTATTAGGTTTTGCAGGTAGCGATAACCAAGGTCTTATGGGACTAGAAAAATATTATGATAAAGAGCTAAATGGGGACAAAGGTCATGTGCGTTTTTTTGCAGATGCGAAAGGACAAAGAATGCCTAATGTTGGTGATGATTTCAAAAAGCCAGAAGCTGGTTTAAATTTAGGATTAACAATCGATGCGCGTATTACAAGGATTATGGAAAGAGAAATGAATATTGCTGAGTCAACTTATAATCCTGACGGTATGATTGCGATTGCAATGAATCCTAAAAATGGTGAAATTTTAGGTATGTCTAGTCGACCGAGTTTTGACCCAGCGGATTTTCAAAGTGTCTCTCCAGAAGTGTATAACAGAAATCTACCTGTATGGAGTACGTATGAGCCTGGTTCAACATTTAAGATCATTACATTAGCTGCAGCATTGAATGAAAATTTAGTAGACTTAGAGAAGGATACGTTTTATGATGATGGAGCAGCTGAAGTAGGTGGAGCTAGATTGAAATGCTGGAAAGCAGGAGGTCATGGCAGTCAAACGTTTTTAGAAGTCGTTCAAAACTCATGTAACCCGGGATTTATTGAACTTGGTGATCGCCTTGGTAAAGACCGATTATTTAAATACATTCGTAATTTTGGTTTTGGGCAGAAGACTGGAATTGACTTGCAAGGTGAAGGCAGTGGGATTTTATTTAATTTAGATAAAGTTGGTCCAGTAGAGCAAGCAACAACTTCATTCGGCCAAGGGGTTTCTGTTACACCGATTCAACAAGTAGCAGCTGTAGCGGCGGCTGTAAATGGTGGAACATTGTATCAGCCGTATATAGCTAAGGAGTTTATTGATCCGAAAAATAATCAAGTTGTTAGTAAAAAGACACCTGTTGAGAAAAGAAAAGTTATTTCCAAGGAAACTTCAGAAAAAGTTCGTTATGCATTAGAGAATGTTGTAGCGAAAGGTTCTGGTAAAGGTGCTTATATTGATGGATATCGTGTAGGTGGAAAAACGGGTACTGCTCAAAAGGTGAAAGATGGTAAATATTTAGAGAATAATTATATAGTATCTTTTATCGGATTTGCTCCAGCGGATGATCCAGAGATTGTTGTGTATGTTGCTGTTGATAATCCAAAAGGGGTTACACAGTTTGGTGGAGTGGTAGCAGCTCCGATTGTCGGGAATATCCTTCGAGATGCGCTTCCTGTTATGGGAGTGAAACCGAGAAAAGAACAAGTTGAGAAAGAATATAAATGGGGCGATACACCAACTGTGGAAGTTCCGAATTTAATTGGAATGAAAAAGAAAGACTTACAAACACAACTCGTCGATTTGAAGCTTGATATAAGTGGAGATGGAGAGAAAGTAATTAAACAATCACCAGAAGCGGGAGCTAAAGTAAAAGAAGGCTCAAAAATTAGAATTTACTTCGGGAATTAA
- the murE gene encoding UDP-N-acetylmuramoyl-L-alanyl-D-glutamate--2,6-diaminopimelate ligase — translation MKLHTLVSCLHDFPVVPKENPEITSIEADSRKVKEGSLFVCMKGYTVDSHDFAKQAAAQGAAAIVAERPIDVDVPVVLVKNTFRSLAVLADYFYGQPTHKLHLIGITGTNGKTTTSHIMDEIMRAHGHKTGLIGTINMKIGDETFEVKNTTPDALTLQQTFSKMVEQGVDSTVMEVSSHALDLGRVHGCDYDVAVFTNLTQDHLDYHKTMEEYKHAKGLLFAQLGNSYNHNREKYAVLNSDDNVTEEYMRSTAATVVTYGIDTTSDIMAKNIVMTSGGTTFTLVTPYESVNVTMKLIGKFNVYNVLAATAAGLVSGVKLETIIAVIKDLAGVPGRFEVVDGGQNYTVIVDYAHTPDSLENVLKTAKQFAKGDVYCIVGCGGDRDRTKRPIMASVATKYATHAIYTSDNPRSEDPAAILDDMVHGASGKNYEMIIDRKEAIHHAIAKAKADDIIIIAGKGHETYQIIGKEVHHFDDREVAKEAITGRLNNEE, via the coding sequence ATGAAGTTGCATACACTTGTATCATGTTTGCATGATTTTCCAGTTGTTCCAAAAGAAAATCCAGAAATCACATCTATAGAAGCTGATTCACGTAAAGTGAAAGAGGGAAGCTTATTTGTATGTATGAAAGGATATACGGTTGATAGCCATGATTTTGCTAAGCAAGCAGCGGCACAAGGAGCGGCTGCTATTGTTGCGGAAAGACCAATTGATGTTGACGTTCCAGTTGTACTTGTGAAAAATACTTTTCGTTCGTTAGCGGTTTTAGCTGATTATTTTTATGGTCAACCGACACACAAGTTACATTTAATCGGAATTACAGGTACAAATGGAAAGACAACAACATCGCATATTATGGATGAGATTATGCGAGCACATGGTCATAAAACAGGGCTAATTGGAACGATTAATATGAAAATCGGTGATGAAACATTTGAGGTGAAAAATACAACACCAGATGCACTAACACTTCAACAGACGTTTTCAAAAATGGTTGAACAAGGTGTGGACAGCACGGTAATGGAAGTTTCGTCACATGCGTTAGATCTTGGTCGTGTACACGGATGTGATTACGATGTAGCGGTGTTTACGAATTTAACCCAAGATCATTTAGACTATCATAAAACGATGGAAGAATATAAACATGCAAAAGGGTTACTATTTGCACAGCTTGGCAATAGTTATAATCATAATCGTGAAAAGTACGCTGTGCTCAATAGCGATGATAATGTAACAGAAGAGTATATGAGAAGTACTGCAGCAACAGTTGTAACATATGGTATTGATACAACAAGTGATATTATGGCAAAAAATATCGTTATGACGAGTGGCGGGACTACATTTACGCTTGTCACACCATATGAAAGTGTAAATGTTACGATGAAATTAATAGGTAAATTTAATGTATATAACGTACTTGCAGCAACAGCAGCAGGACTTGTTTCGGGTGTGAAATTAGAAACAATCATTGCTGTTATAAAGGATTTAGCTGGGGTTCCAGGACGTTTTGAAGTTGTTGATGGAGGGCAAAATTATACAGTTATTGTTGATTACGCACATACGCCAGATAGTTTAGAAAATGTATTAAAAACTGCAAAACAATTTGCAAAAGGTGATGTGTATTGTATCGTTGGTTGTGGTGGCGATAGGGACCGAACGAAGAGACCGATAATGGCAAGTGTTGCAACAAAATATGCAACTCATGCAATTTATACATCAGATAATCCAAGAAGTGAAGATCCAGCGGCTATTTTAGATGATATGGTACATGGTGCAAGCGGGAAAAATTATGAAATGATCATTGATAGAAAAGAAGCAATACACCATGCAATCGCTAAAGCGAAAGCAGATGATATCATTATTATTGCTGGTAAGGGGCATGAAACGTATCAAATTATTGGTAAAGAAGTTCATCATTTCGATGATCGTGAAGTTGCTAAAGAAGCAATTACAGGGCGTTTAAACAACGAAGAGTAA
- the rsmH gene encoding 16S rRNA (cytosine(1402)-N(4))-methyltransferase RsmH produces MFKHVTVLLKETVDGLDIKPDGTYVDCTLGGGGHSSYLLSQLTEGGKLIAFDQDEIAIQNAKEKFSSYGEQFITVKSNFRYLAEKLQEIGITEVDGILFDLGVSSPQLDTPERGFSYHHDAPLDMRMDQDAPLTAYDVVNSWSYEQLVRIFFQYGEEKFSKQIARKIEAYRENKAIETTGELVELIKEGIPAPARRTGGHPAKRVFQAIRIAVNDELKVFEEALESAIEMVKPGGRVSVITFHSLEDRICKTTFKRNSTTPQLPPGLPIIPDEFKPKLKLITRKPILPSDIELEENNRARSAKLRIAEKR; encoded by the coding sequence ATGTTTAAACACGTAACAGTGCTTTTAAAGGAAACAGTAGACGGCTTAGATATAAAGCCAGATGGTACATATGTAGATTGTACACTGGGGGGAGGAGGACATAGTTCTTATTTATTATCCCAATTAACTGAAGGTGGAAAATTAATAGCGTTTGATCAAGATGAGATAGCGATTCAAAACGCGAAAGAAAAGTTCTCTTCATACGGTGAACAGTTTATAACAGTAAAGAGTAACTTCCGTTATTTAGCTGAAAAACTGCAGGAAATAGGTATAACAGAAGTAGACGGTATTTTATTTGATTTAGGTGTTTCATCCCCACAATTAGATACACCAGAACGAGGCTTTAGTTATCATCATGATGCACCGCTAGATATGCGGATGGATCAAGATGCCCCATTAACAGCGTACGATGTTGTAAATAGCTGGTCATATGAACAACTTGTAAGGATTTTCTTCCAATACGGTGAAGAGAAATTTTCAAAACAAATTGCAAGAAAAATTGAAGCTTATCGTGAGAATAAAGCTATTGAAACGACAGGAGAATTAGTAGAGCTAATTAAAGAAGGTATTCCGGCTCCTGCTCGTAGAACGGGTGGGCATCCTGCTAAGCGAGTGTTTCAGGCAATTCGTATAGCTGTAAACGATGAATTAAAAGTATTTGAAGAAGCATTGGAATCTGCTATTGAGATGGTTAAGCCAGGTGGAAGGGTTAGTGTTATAACATTCCATTCATTAGAAGATCGTATTTGTAAAACAACGTTTAAGCGAAATAGTACAACGCCACAATTGCCGCCAGGATTACCGATTATTCCTGATGAATTTAAGCCGAAATTAAAGCTTATTACAAGAAAACCGATTTTACCTTCTGATATAGAGCTAGAAGAAAATAATCGTGCGCGTTCTGCGAAGTTGAGAATCGCTGAAAAACGATAA
- the mraY gene encoding phospho-N-acetylmuramoyl-pentapeptide-transferase has protein sequence MLEQGLLVTAGVAFLISVALSPLFIPFLRKLKFGQSIRDEGPKSHQKKSGTPTMGGIVIYVSMMVTSLIMAIKFNYLGAEVSLLLLVTFGYGLIGFLDDYIKVVKKRNLGLTSKQKLVGQLVIAIAFFLIGKGQAFHTYIMIPGTDVKFELGWAYFVLVLFMLIGGSNAVNLTDGLDGLLSGTAAIAFGAFSIIAVAQEQFGVAIFCMAVVGAVLGFLVFNANPAKVFMGDTGSLALGGAIAAVAILLKQELLLVIIGGVFVMETLSVIIQVISFKTTGKRVFKMSPLHHHYELCGWSEWRVVVTFWSAGFLLAVLGIYIGVWM, from the coding sequence GTGCTTGAGCAAGGTTTATTAGTAACGGCAGGGGTAGCATTCTTAATTTCTGTTGCCCTTTCGCCATTGTTTATTCCATTTTTAAGAAAATTAAAGTTCGGACAGAGTATTCGTGATGAGGGACCAAAGTCACATCAAAAAAAATCAGGGACACCGACAATGGGTGGTATCGTCATATACGTATCTATGATGGTAACTTCACTTATTATGGCGATTAAGTTTAATTATTTAGGTGCAGAGGTTTCGTTATTACTATTAGTGACGTTTGGTTACGGATTGATTGGATTTTTAGATGACTACATAAAGGTAGTTAAGAAGAGAAATCTGGGTTTAACATCAAAGCAAAAATTAGTAGGTCAGCTTGTTATTGCTATTGCATTCTTTTTAATTGGAAAAGGGCAAGCGTTCCACACATACATCATGATTCCGGGAACGGATGTTAAGTTTGAATTAGGTTGGGCGTATTTCGTACTTGTCCTATTTATGCTTATTGGTGGATCAAATGCAGTTAACTTAACTGACGGTTTAGATGGTTTATTATCAGGAACAGCTGCTATTGCATTTGGAGCATTTAGTATTATTGCTGTGGCACAAGAGCAATTTGGAGTAGCGATATTCTGTATGGCAGTTGTAGGAGCTGTACTTGGATTTTTAGTATTCAATGCGAATCCAGCAAAAGTGTTTATGGGAGATACAGGTTCATTAGCTTTAGGTGGAGCCATTGCAGCTGTAGCGATTTTATTAAAACAAGAATTGCTACTTGTAATTATTGGCGGAGTATTCGTAATGGAAACTTTATCGGTTATCATTCAGGTCATTTCATTTAAAACAACAGGAAAACGTGTCTTTAAAATGAGTCCATTACACCATCACTATGAATTATGTGGTTGGTCAGAGTGGCGTGTTGTTGTGACGTTTTGGTCTGCAGGATTTTTATTAGCTGTGTTAGGAATTTATATCGGGGTGTGGATGTAA